A window of Eucalyptus grandis isolate ANBG69807.140 chromosome 4, ASM1654582v1, whole genome shotgun sequence genomic DNA:
ATGGAAAATACACCCAATTGTCATGGAAGTCAGTTTGTAGTTTTTCAAAGGGTGGCCAGCACGGTGGAAGTAAAACTGAAACCCTACAACCAGCAATGCCAACTCAAAATAACCGGCTCCAAAACGATGCTAACGAGTATAAAATGAGCTTCTCGGAGAGCTAGAATTCTCACCAAAGTCAGCAATGGCGATGTCAAATAAGGCGTTGGCGATATGCATCATCGCTATAGTGATATGCTCGTTCGCGGTGGATGATGTGCTCGTCAACGCGGTGCCGATCTCCTACGGCGCCATGCGTGGAAACGGTATTCCTTGCAAGGGCCCAAACTGTCTGCCTCCTCCGTCCAACACTTACAACCGTGGTTGCGAGAAGTCCAACGAATGCCGTGGTGGTGGGCCGTGACTTAGCTTcttgggaaaataaaaataaaaaatagaagggCGATTTCAAGACCATGTAGTCTAAAACACCCtgctgtttttatttatttattggtctAATGAAACACCCTACTATGGATGTGGGAGATTATTGATCTTTTATTCTTTGACCAAATCGATTAATGTCATCGCAATTTATGACGAATCGATTGATTTGTTTAGTGTGGTCTTATTGTACTTTTCATGATagatttctctttcttaatCGTGACTTTTGTCAACTTGTCAAATATCGGATATGATTATAAACTTAGTTTTAACgattaaattcataaattttcagaaaatagtCCGACTTCCAGACATAAGATAAAAATGCGTTGGTAAAGATTACCGCATTTTTGACAACATTAAGTTCCTCCCCAATGAAGAAAAACTATTAtgtcaaaaatcattcataaacaaTAGTCGCAAAagaaattttcagaattaatCTTTTGGCTTTCGTGCTCGAATCTATGTTGAATGATTTTAGTTTAGACAACTACTCTTTGCTTTCATGTTGGCAGTTGCACAAATATTTATTCCTAAATTCGATTGAATTTTGTACAAAATGAATCAGATAAAACTAACTATAATTCCACTTAAAAGTTGAACTGTATATCAATTATATCGTACACTACTAAAAAAGAAGGGGATTATTTTCTGCAAATCATATTTGTAAGGAGATACTCAGTGTGATTATATTAGGAGCAAGATTGCTCCTTCAATAAACTGCTTTAGGTTCGCATAAGTTCTTCAGTATTGCACTATGCATAGTCATCAATCTATCAATATCACTCATATTGCATTTTCTGTGAGAATTATGTTAACTTTTTATGGGTACGCTTGATTTAGCTTTTCTAATGGTTTTTGACTTGGAAAGCCCTTTAGGAAAATATTGGGGTGTTTGGCAATCCATCCCAAGAGGCTTTCAGCCAAATACTGGCATTGAGAAAGCAGAAAGCCCAATGCTATAGAGGACTAACAGTGTGCTCTTCGCATTTAACCAAATGCTGAAACTAAATTTCTTATTCCAAAACTACcctcaacaattttttaatattctagTTTTGCCTTCATTActattcatcttttctttttttaattattttttttttagaaagggTAGCCAGCAAGGGCGATTAGTAAGGCTAGATTGGGTTGGCAAAGGGTCAACAAGAGGCCTGTGAGGGGCCAGCGAAGTCATGTGACAGCCACCTAGGTCTCGACACCTAGGGATGCATGATCCTCACCGGGGTTTTTGTGACCTTGGGCGATGGCCACTGGCACCAGTGAGGTCTCGTTAGCGCCAATCCAATCTCATCAACAACCCACCCTTCCCtaaaggatttttatttttatttttatttaaaaaaaagaccaaaaagcactttctaaaaaaatatttgccaaaTACCATTTAGGACAAAGTAGTATTATAAAGGATTTTTTAGCAAATGCAATTTGCATTTCTCTAATGGACTTTAAGTCAAATGCATTTGTATTTCCCCTAAGCTTATTTGCAAAACCAAGCCAATCACACCCTACTCAAATTAAGATTCCTTGTGCATCAATTAAAACCTCGCAAATTAGAGTGCGACACGAAATATTATCATATGTCTCTGCCCTTCCACTCACACAAAGGCCGACTCGAGCGAACCCAAGCTTCTGGCTTCGatgccaaataaataaataaaaaaaacgtAATGACGTCTTTGGCATACCTCAATAAGGATCTAAAGTTCCAGAAAATTAGATACATAAGTAAGAAGAGGATAGCttgagacgagagagagagatgaacaCAAAAATAATTGTCATCCAATTTACCAAATGTTTGGTAAAGataggatttttaatatcttaCAAAACGTTTGGTAAATGCCCTGATATAATATGGATATCGATATATACCGTCGAAGTTGAGTGTTTGCGGCGCAAGCACAATGCTGGCAGATCTGGCCATGCACTGCAGCCAAAGTAAGGTCGTGGGCAACAACATGCGCAAGCACCTCGCTAGGCATCGACGACCTCCTCACTGTCCTCTGCCGCTGCCTCCTCCTCTCGACCCACGCCGCATTGAGTCTCGACTGTTAAGATCAGTCTCCAGCAACCGCCGATCCTGCAAGTTCCGAGTGCAAAATCACTCTTCTTCGGCAACCACCAGTCCTCACGATTTCTGCTGCTGCATCATTTGCCAGTGATAACGTTTCTAGTAAGCAATATTATCTTTTGTATCTAATTTAAGATATTGTTGATATTGTTCCCGTACTTTCTCTACTTGCTTTAAGCATCCTCAATCATCCCTAATTTAGGGCTCTTGtaatatctttatatatagCTTTGTACAAGAGAGATCATAATACAATATACAAAAATTACGATTTCTTCACGGTATCATAGCAACATTTGGCGTAATTCGCCTTACGATCCTCAAATATCCTTCTCCTCTCATTCTTCATCGACTTTCTTCTTCCCAAAGAAAATGTCGACAGGCTCTAATCCATCATCTCAGTCGTCTTCATCTATGGCATCTCCCTCACTTGTTATCTCAAACATATCCAACTCGATACCCATCAAACTGAACATCGCGAACTATCTTCTTTGGCGTTCTTTTTTCGAACCAATTCTCAGAGGTCACAACCTCATGTCTTACATTGATGGAACCTCCCAAGTGCCTGCTTCAACTGATGAAAATTACAAGACATGGATCGAAAAAGATCAGATGCTACTCTCCTGGATCAACGCTACTCTGTCTGAATCTGCACTTCCATATGTGGTTGGCGCTACATTTGCAAAAGTTGCGTGGGATGTCCTCGCTCGTCACTATGCCTCTCTCACTCCTGCTTATGTAATGTCTCTGAAAAGACAATTACATCACCTCAAGAAGGGCAACCTCACCATGCAGGAATATCTCCAACAATTCAAAACTTTAGCTGATAAACTCACAATTTCCGGATCTCCAGTAAGTGATGATGATCTCCTAATATGCATTCTCGATGGATTACCTACTGCTTACCACTCATTTGCATCCTCTATTCGTGTCCGTGCTCATCAAACTTCCATCACTATTGAAGATTTACACAATCTCCTACTCTTTGAAGAACTGAGCATCACTGATGATTCATTATCCAAAACTACTACTACCTTCACTGCAAACCGGCAACCTCGAACTCTTTCTCTTAGACAGCACTCATTCACACCTCGTCTCAATAGGGGTGGCACTAGTTATAGAGGACGTAGCAGGGGTCATTCCAATCAAGCCGAACTTCTCCCTACTCCATCGTTTCGACCTCAAGGTCGTCAATTGAACATTGGTCGGCTAATCTATCAGATTTGCAACAAACATGGCCATAGTGCCATTGACTGCTATCATCGCATGAACTATGCATACCATGGTCGCAATCCTCTTGAAAAACTTGCTGCCATGGCTATTGCACCACCTACTGATGATGGCACTTGGTATATCGATACTCTGGGTAGTCTCTCCATCTCCACTCCCTATAGTGGTTCCGATGAAGTTTAGGTTGGAAATGGTCAAGGTTTGTCTATTACTCATGTTGGTTCCACAGCTCTCTCACATCCCGCTTCCTCCATGAATTTAACTAATATACTTCGTTGTCCTCTAGCATCTACCAATTTAATTTCAGTTAGTTGTTTTGCTAAAGACAATAATTGCTATTTTCTATttgatgattttcaattttttgtgaaGGACAAGTTAACGAAGCAAATTATGCACCACGGTTGGACTGAGAATGGGCTTTATCCTATGCGGTTCCCCAAACCTTGTTTCAAACCTCaagtttcattttcttctcacaTCAACTCCTCCACTTGGCATCATCGTCTTGGCCACCCTTTTGCAGTTATTTAACATCTTATTTTTAAACAGCTTCAAATATCAAATAAGCGTGACAACTCTCTGTGTTCTACATGTCAATTAGGCAAAAGTTGCAAGTTACCATTTTCGTTGTCTCACACGCACACTCAATTTCCACTTGAACTAATTCATTATGACATATGGGGACCAGCCCCAGTGTCTTCTATATCAAAATTCTcttattattatgtttttgaTGACTTCTCTCGTTACAGCTGGATATTTCCTATGCGccataaatatgatttttacgAAATTTTTATGGCTTTCAAACCGcaagttgaaaatcaatttaacCATTGAATTAAATTCTTCCACTCCGATGCTGGTGGCGAATTCACTAGTGATGCACTTGAATCTTAATTTCATACACATGTATTTGTCATCAATTTTCCTGCCCACATACacctgaacaaaatggtgtcATCGAGTGAAAACATCGTCACGTGGTTGAAATTGGTCTCACCCTTCTAGCTCAAGCTAGTATGCCTTCTCGCTTTTGGTTTGAAGCCTTCAATACAACTGTATATCTCATCAACCGCATGCCTATTATTTCTCAAATTTCCCCATATCAACGATTGTTTCAACAAGTTCCTGATTATTCTCATTTACGAGCCTTTGGATGCCTTTGTTATCCTTGGCTCTGTCCTTATTGTTCTAACAAATTGGAGTTCCGCTCTTCGTGTTGTTTTCTAGGCTATAGTACCTCTCATAAAGGGTATCACTGCTATGACATGCAAAGTCACCGAGTTACATATCTCGTCATGTCAAATTTGATGAATCTGTTTACCCGTTTATCACAAACTCTAACTCTCCAAAATCTCCTACCACTTTACCCTCACTTGGTCCTATCTCCATCTGGCTACCATCAACCTCTGCCCCCACAGATACCACATGGGTTGAGCCCACCATTAGCCCCGCCAACGGTGTTGCCTCTGCTTCATTAACTATAGATGAACCACAATATCCTCATTTATCTTCCTCTATACCACCTACCACCATaccaccccctcccccaccacctCCCACCCGTACTCATCCTATGATCACACGTTCTCAACATGGtattttcaaaccaaaaacCTTTACTTCTCGTTATCCTATtgctttatcttcttctcttcccttggAGCCAACGTGCTACACTCAAGCTTCCAAATCACCTGAATGGCGAAAAGCTATGGATGAGGAATTTAATTCCTTACAAGAACAACACACTTGGTCCCTTGTGCCATTTAATCCAACCATGAACATCATcggctgcaaatgggtttatcAGATAAAACAAAACCCAGACAGCACCATCATCACAACAAAGCTCGCCTCATAGCGAAAGGATTTCACCAACAATCCGGCATTGACTTTGTGGACACTTTTAGTCCTGTTGTAAAGCATACTACTATTCGGGTCATTCTCACATTGGCGGTCACTTATGGATGGGCGATTCAACAACTTGATGTTGAATGTGCATTTTTACACGGCGATCTCCAGGAAACTATATATATGGCTCAACCACCAGGCTATGTTGATCCTGCTGCTCCTCATTCTGTTTACTTAATGCACAAATCCATCTATGGTCTACGGCAAGCACCTCAcgcttggtttgaaaaatttacaaCTCAGCTATAAGACATTGGTTTTTCAACCACTATCTCGGATCCATCCCTCTTCATTTAAATTCATGGCTCTATTATTATCTATCTCTTATCTTATGTTGACgacattattttattaggaaatGATTCCAAGGCTATGTCTGCTATCGTCGAGGAACTTCGTCACTCATTCAAGATGAAGGACTTAGGCCCCTTGACTTATTTCTTGGGCATTCAACTTGTTCGACGGAAACCCCCATCATATCTTCCTTCATCAGGCAAAGTATATTCATGACCTCTTATCTCGCACAAATATGCTGGACTGCAAGCCTGTTTCCAGCCCTGCTACCTCGAATAAACTCAGTCATTCAAGTGGTGACCTTGTCTTAGATCCTACACTATATAGGAGTGTTGTTGGAGCACTTCAATATGTTACTCTTAGTCGTCCTGACGTTAGCTATGCTGTTAATCAGGCTTGTCAATTTCTCAAAGCACCCGAAGAACACCATTGGCATGCTGTAAAGCATATCCTTCGCTATTTAAAAGGCACAATCTCTTATGGCATGCAGATTCAGCCTGGTCCTATTTCTTTACATGCCTATTGTGACGCTAACTGGGCTAGCAGTCCCGATGATCGTTGCTCTACCAGTGGGTATTGTTTATTTCTTGGGGCCAACCCTGTTTCTTGGAGTGCAAAGAAGCAACCTACTGTTGCACGTTCTTCTACAGAGGCCGAATATCGTTGTCTTGCTCAAATAGCTGCCGAAATTCAATAGCTCCTATCTCTTCTCCGAGATTTATGAATCTCACTCCCACGCGCTCCCGTATTGTGGTGCGACAATATCTCTGCCATTGCTTTAACTCGGAATCTAGTTTTTCATAGTCGCACTAAACACATTGAAATAGATTATCATTATGTTCGTGAATTGGTGGGTCGCCAGTTACTTGACATCCGTTACATCAACTCCAGTGATCAAATCGCGGACATCTTCACCAGACTATCATCAGCATGGTTCGTCTTTTACGGTCCAAGCTTCACATTGTTGACAATGCTTCGCTTACGGGAGGGTCAGAACGTTTCTAGTCAGCAATATTATCTTTTGTATCTAATTTAAGATATTGTTGATATTGTTCCCATATTTTCTCTACTTGCCTTGAGCATCCTCAATCATCCCTAATTTAGGGCTCTTGtaatatctttatatatagCTTTGTACAAGAGAGATCATAATACAATATACAAAAATTACGATTTCTTCAGCCAACAGAGGCTCTCGAGCGAGGGGTCCTTCTCCCCGTCAATTGAACGGATTTCCAAGCTCAAGGAGACGGCCGACACCGAGCCCGTGTCGACATAGTCCCATCTCAAATGGCCAAGTTCAAGAACTGCAGATCTCGAGCCTCAATAACAATCGCTTCTCTCGCGAGCTTCTATCTACACTGTCATCGCTTCTTCGCCTTCGTGCTGCTAATATAATTGAGTATGTTGGTTTTATACTtcaaaaagaaggagaaaaaatactctctcttttttctttttttttttttttatcattattttccaGCCAAAATCTATTCTGTAattataatcttttaaaaataatgaaaaatacttATGTCAACTAACGGGTCAATATTCatttgtttttataaaagtttgagtgtttcaaattgaaaaaagtcAGTGCCCGCGTCACAAAATTTAGAATGAGtaagtaaaaatgaaaataaaagtcAGTTCAGGCacttttttctatatatatatatatgtgagcTCTAGCTTACTACTTTGTTTTTTCCCTTGCTTTTGTGATTttcgtgtgttttttttttttttttttggccaagtcAATACCTGTCactattatattttttaaatcaattgtTAAATGGTGATTTTTCAGAATGGAGGAGGCCAAGCATAAGTTCGCCAAAATTCATTTCACCAAATAATTAATTACCCTGCACAGAAATTAGATTTATGTACGGTTGTGAAATGTGTAGAAATTCGATTAAGACGACTGTGTATAAGTTTACACTTGGATATCCATGTAATGCCATccattttatgaattttaaataaGTATGTAGGCAAATTTAAGTCGTCTAATCTAACTATACTGCCAGTTCAAAGTTGAACtgtatattaattatattgtacactatttggaaaaaaagattatttattGCACTATTTGTAATTATAAATTTATGGGTATCACTTATATTGCTTTTTCTGTGAGAATTATGTTAACTCTTTACTCAAATTAAGCTTCCTTGTGCATCAATTACAATGTATCTAATTGAATAATAGCTAGAGATCTATTCTCACGTGGATACATTTCCTTATAATGGGAACTCAAATGTAAACCCTAAACCCaattaaaatttaggaaattacAGCACAAAATATATCGTATATCTCTACCCTTCATGTGGTTTGATGACAAAGGCTTTAATGGCAGATTCAAAATGTGGGATAGGCAATGCATTGTTGAATCCACGGCGTGATGGCTGAAAGCATGGCACAAGGAAGCAAATCTGAGATTCTTGACtttgataccaaaaaaaaaaaaaagaacataatttctAGAAAGGATTTGCACAAAAGACAAGTCCTTAAATGGAAAATACACTCAATTGTCATGGAAGTCAGTTTGTAGTTTTACAAAGGATGGCCAGCACGGTGGAAGTAAAACTGAAACCCTACAACCAGCAATGCCAACTCAAAATAACCGGCTCCAAAACCATGCTAACCATGCTAACGAGTATAAAATGAGCTTCTCGGAGAGCTAGAATTCTCACCAAAGTCAGCAATGGTGATGTCAAATAAGGCGGTGGCTATATGCATCATCGCTATAGTGATATGCTCGTTCGCGGTGGATGATGTGCTCGTCAACGCGGTGCCGATCTCCTACGGCGCCATGCGTAGAAACGGTGTTCCTTGCAAGGGCCCAAACTGTCCCAGACTGCCTCCTCCGTCCAACACTTACAACCGTGGTTGCGAGAAGTCCAACGAATGCCGTGGTGGTAGGCGGTGACTTAGCTTCTtgggaaaatagaaataaaaaataaaagggcgATTTCAAGACCATGTAGTCTAAAACACCCtagtgtttttatttatttattggtctAATGAAACACCCTACTATGGATGTGGGAGATTATTGATCTTTTATTCTTTGACCAAATTGATTAATGTCATCGCAATTTATGAcgaattgattgatttgtttAGTGTGGTCTTGTTGTGCTTTTCGTAAtagattttctctttcttaatcGTGACTTTTGTCAACTCGTCAAATATCGAATATGATTATAAACTTAGTTTTAATGACTAGATTCATAAATTTTCAGCAAATGGTCCGATTTCCAGACATATGATTAAAATGCGTTGGTAAAAATTACCGCATTTTTGACATCATTAGGTTCCTCCccaatgaagaaaaattattatgtcaaaaatcattcataaacaaTAGTCGCAAAAGGAATTTTCAGAATTCATCTTTTGCCTTTCGTGCTCAAATCTGTGCTGAATGATTTTAGTTTAGACAACTACTCTTTGCTTTCACGTTGGCAATTGCACAAACATTTATTCCTAAATTCGATTGAATTTTGTACAAAATGAATCAGATTAAACTTTGTCCATCCAACGTATGAAAAACAGTAGTAAggatttttctgcatttttctaaaattttaaatcaatttcctTTATAAGTCataaactataaataaatattcaaaaAGTATTTATCATGTGGACTATCCAGAATCTATATTCGAAAGTCCATTTGTTGACATGGAAAAATTCCTTGCGtttgcaaaaaaaatcattaccgcTGACATTAAGATTCCGTGGTTTAACATTCGAGGAACTACTTTCTCAGATCTCTCTCGATATGCAGAGCCCTCTCAGTCTCTACCTTAATGGTAGCACAATTTCCTAAACCCTAATCTTCCCCTTCCACTCTACCTGCATCTCATCCATCATCCATGGCTCTCTCGTATCCCCTGTAATCTCAATCCCCTCCTTCCTCGATGCTATCTACGCTGGTCTTCAATGCCGCTTCTTTCACTTGACTAGGTAGAGCTTCGCCCAGTCGATTTCTTCCTCAT
This region includes:
- the LOC104442941 gene encoding uncharacterized protein LOC104442941; the protein is MAMSNKALAICIIAIVICSFAVDDVLVNAVPISYGAMRGNGIPCKGPNCLPPPSNTYNRGCEKSNECRGGGPGHNLMSYIDGTSQVPASTDENYKTWIEKDQMLLSWINATLSESALPYVVGATFAKVAWDVLARHYASLTPAYVMSLKRQLHHLKKGNLTMQEYLQQFKTLADKLTISGSPVSDDDLLICILDGLPTAYHSFASSIRVRAHQTSITIEDLHNLLLFEELSITDDSLSKTTTTFTANRQPRTLSLRQHSFTPRLNRGGTSYRGRSRGHSNQAELLPTPSFRPQGRQLNIGRLIYQICNKHGHSAIDCYHRMNYAYHGRNPLEKLAAMAIAPPTDDGTWYIDTLGSLSISTPYSGSDEV